CCATGGGGTTGATGCTGGCCTTGTCCATCGTGTCACGCGCATAGGCGTCCGCCTCGCGTTCGGCATCGCGGGAATAGCGGAGCAGGGCTGCAAGCGCCGCCATGTTGCTGGTGAAATCTCCGCCGTTGCTGCCGGTCATCACGCTGATCAACACCTGCATGCCCGTGATGCGCACCAGTTGCGCCTCCGGATGGCGGTGCGCCACATGACCCGCTTCATGGGCGAGAACGCCCGCGATTTCCTCCGGCGTATCTGCCTTCTCCAGGATGCCGCGCGTGAAGATGATCTTGCCACCGGGTGCCGCGAAGGCATTGACCAGCGCCATGTCGTAGATTTCCATGGCGATGGGCGGCAGGTCGGGATTGCCCTGCGCAATGGCGGCGATCAGTGCGGATTTGGCCGCTTCCGCCTCCGCAGTGGAACAGAGCCGCGCACCGCTGACCAGTCCCTTGACCACCTGTTCCCCCACGCGGTTTCGCCACGCCTCGGGCAACACAAATGCAACCCTTTGCGGCAAGAACGACACCAGCACATAGCCGATAGCCGCCAATGCCACTACGCCGCCCAGCGTCCACATCGCCACCTGGCGAAGATGGACCCAGGAATAGCCGCCGCGCAGGTGCTTGTGGTCCGCCACGAGTCTCTGGACGAAGGCCTCGTCACGGATCACCAGCCGCGCACCCGGCCGGGAATGATGCGTGATACGGAAGGGCTGCCCGGGCGAGGGCGGATCGACCGGATGCAGGCCCGCGACGCTCCAGCGTGTTTCGGCAACGTCAGGACCGGAAAAAACAAGCTCGTTCGCTTCCGCACTGAGCATGATGGCGCGGTCGCGGGCGGATTCTCCATCGAAATATGTGGCCGGTATCGACATCACAGACCTCCGACATCGAAGGCGTCCGCAAGACCCTCGCCACGCTTGTCCAGCGGCACCTGCGATTGCCGGATGCGGTCCACGTCAATCATGCCCTGCAGCGAAAGGCGGTCCACGACAAAGCGCACCAGACGCTGGTTGATGAAGGGCCAGCCGATGCCAAGGGTGAAGATGAGGATCAGGATGTTGACCACGCTGAGCCAGATCACCGACCCGGCCGAGGCATCGAGGGAAAACTGCGCGCCGTCGAAGCGCGTGTAGGCCGCGAAGGTGCGCAGTTCGCGCGCGATGTAGATCGACCACAGCATGGGGATGATGAGCGCCGTCAACACCAGGAAGACAGCGAGGCCGATGAAGACGTAAGCGACGATCTCCGCCGGCTTGGAAAGTTCACTGGGGCCGGTGAAAAAATCCTGCAGCGCCTGGGATCCGGCGATGGTGATGACAGCCAGCACCACGGCCCCGACGAGGGCTGCGCAGGACAGGATCCAGCAGACCGCATAGGTGGGATAGAGGGGGCCGGCACGGCCCTTGAACTTGAAGGCGGCATCGCCGAAGCGCATGTCGTTGGTCATCTGCTCTTGCAGCACCGTATTCATGACCGGCGTGGCCCAGCCCAGTGACATGCCCTTGGCGAGGAGCGAGCCGAAATACAGAAGGCTGTAGGTCATGGCCGATCCCGCCAGCGTGCCCCGGATGCCTCGCCACTGGGTGCGCGACAGCTGGTACTTGCGCGCTTTGTAGATGGCAAAGCCCCAGAAGATGTAGATCGCAAAGATGATGATCATCTGCGGAATGATGAGAAGCGGCGAGTCCGGCCCGTACATGAGACTGATTCCCCCCGTCACCAACACGATGGGCAGAACGAGGAAGACGAACACCATCAGCGCCCCCATGAACAGTTCCTTGCCTCGCCCGGTGTATTCCAGCGGTTCGCCGTTGACATGGACGCAAGACCAGATGTGCTTGCGCACATTCGTCTTGGCCCAGAACCGGTAGATCGAGAAGGTAAGCACCGACAGCAGGAAATTGACGATCGTCAGTTTCAGCAGGCCCGCCCGGGGGACATAGGTGAAGGTCAGGCGTTCTGGCGCGGACGGCGGAAGGGATTCGGTCATGGGGAGGGCTCGCAAATCAATGCGCGCAGTCTTCCAACCGCAGGCCAAGCCGTCAACCCATGGTTACAGTCACAGCCCTTGTGTCTTTCTTGCAACAGTTAACCAATATGTGAAAGCGAGGGAACCCGCCCCGAATTCCTTGCCATGATCCGCCGCAATTGCTGCGTACGCCGCAAAGCGTGATGCGTCGGGCCCCGATCAAAGTTCCGCCCAGATTCGGTCTGCATCCGGCAATGGTTCAGTCGCTTTTGCCGGGTATTGGAAGTGGAATCAGGTGGCCGGGAATCCGGAACATCATGTGCGGAGTGACAATTAGATCGTGATCGGGTTGCGGGCAGGCGCTGGATTGAAAGCGGGTAGGTGGGTGCACCTCGGCACGCTTCTGCTGCTTGTTTGGGCTGCAATTGCTGCCCTTCACGCCCCGGCCTTCGCCCAGGAAGAACCCAGCGAGGAGGACCGTTCCGGCTTCTTCCGCTACCTGCAGGCGGTGCCGCAGGTGAGACTGCCCAAACTTGATCTCGTCCCGTTCTGGACGGATGACCTCAAGAAAGGCCGCAAGGCCTACAACAAGGGCGATTATGGCAGGGCCTTCAAGTTCTTTGGCCGCGCCTCGGAAGACGGCAACTCCGTCGCCGACTGGTATCTCGGCCACATGTACCGGCTGGGCCGGGGCGTATCGGCGAGCGATGCCATGGCCTACAGCTACTACCAGCGTGTGGCCGAAAATTTCGATCCCGACGAGCCCGACCACAAACGCCTCCAGATCATGGTCGATAGCCAGATCTGGATTGCCTATTACATCCGCCATGGCGTGCCGGAAGCCGGCATCAAGGCCGATCCGGGGCGTGCCGCCCGCGTCTATCTCCGCCTCGCCTCCACCTATGGCCATCCAGAAGCGAGCTTTGCGCTGGGTGTCATGAGCCTGAAGGGCGAGGGCATGAAGAAGAACCCGCAGCAGGGCCTGAAATGGCTCACCGCGGCCGCCCGCAAGCGCCACCCAGGTGCACAAGCCTACCTGGGCGATCTCTACTGGCGCGGCAATGCCGTGAAACAGGATCAGGTGCGCGCCCTCATGTGGTATGTGCTGGCCTCGCAGACGGCCAATCCGTCCGAAGACCGCAAGATCATCGAGCGCTACAACGAGTTGAACAGCGCGCTGGAGGAAGACGAGCGTCTGGAAGCTGAAGCCCGCGCCCGCGTCTGGGCCGACCAGTATCCCGCCCCGTCGCAATAGGCTGCCCTCAATCGTGGCGTGACGGCCGCGTCCAGATATAGACACCAACCGCCGCCATGATGCCCGCCGCCACGGCAGGAACCCACAGGATACTGCTCCAGAAGAACAGTACGGCGGCGGCGCCAAGCATCATCGCCGTAGCCAGCATCTTGGCGCGCAAGGGAATGACGCCATGGTCCTGCCAGTCGCGGATGTAAGGGCCTGCTGTCGGATGATTGCGGATCTTCTCGGCAAGCTCCGGTGAGGCTTTGCTGAAGGCCCAAACTGCCACGATGAGGAAGGGCGTGGTCGGCAAAATGGGGAGGGCGATGCCCACAAGCCCAAGCAGGACACTGATCCAACCCAAGGCAAGAAAGAACGGTTTCGCGAAGCGGTTGGCACTCATTGTGGGGGATGCTTGCACTGGCCTGCCGAATAATGCAATCACGTGAGATGGCCGAATTGGACCCGAAAAAGCCCGACAGCGAGGAACAGAAACGATCGTTTCTGGGGCGTCTGCGCGCCTATTTCTTCACCGGTGTGGTCATCATCGCCCCCGCCGCCATCACCGTGTGGGCAACACTGTGGTTCATCTCGCTGTTTGACAGCGTGGTGAAGCCACTCATTCCCTTGCACTACAATCCGGATACGTATCTCCCCTTCAAGGTTCCGGGAACAGGCCTTGTGGTGGCACTGCTCATCATCACGGCGGTGGGTGCTCTCGCGGCCAACCTCGTGGGCCGCACCTTGATCGGTTGGTGGGATAGCATCATCCACCGCACGCCGGTGGTCCGCTCCGTCTACAAGGGATCGAAGCAGATCTTTCAGACGATCTTTGCCGACAAGGGCACCAACTTCAAATTCGTCTGCCGGGTCCGCTGGCCACACCGCGACATGTGGACGATTGCCTTTGTCTCCCGCGAGCTGGATGGCGGGCAGATCGGATTGGAAACGGGCCGCAAGATGTATGCCGTCTACGTCGCCACGACGCCCAATCCCACCGGTGGTTATGTGGTCTTCGTCGACGAAGCCGAGGTGGACATCCTGCCGATGAGTGTCGAGGACGGACTGAAGCTGGTGATTTCCATGGGACTGGTGTTCCCCGACCGGCCAACAGCGGCTGCGGAAAAGATCGCAACGATTCCTCCCGCCGTGGAAAGCCCCAGACTGGCGCCGCAACGGGCGAAGCCGGCCCGCAAGGTCCGCCGCACGAAATAGCGCCTGTCACCCCGCCGAAATCAGGCGGACAGCTTCATCACGGCCGAAAAGATAGAGCAGCGTCTGCAACGCCGCGCCGCGAGCTCCGGCAAGTTGCGGGTTGATGCGCAGGATCAGCGCCGCATCATCCCGCGCCGCACTGAGCAAGTCCCCATGTATGGCGAGATCGGCCATGCGGAACACGGGCAGCCCGGATTGCTGCGTGCCCAGCATTTCACCTGCACCCCGCAGGCGCAGGTCTTCTTCGGCGATGCGAAAACCGTCTTCCGTGTCGCGCATGATCTGCAGCCGCGCTTTTGCCGTCTCGCCCAGCGGTTCCTGGTAGAGCAGCAGGCAACTGGATTTGGCGGAGCCGCGCCCCACGCGCCCGCGCAACTGGTGCAACTGCGACAGTCCGAAACGTTCCGCATTCTCGATCACCATGATGGAGGCTTCCGGCACATCGACTCCCACCTCGATCACCGTCGTCGAGACCAGGACCGACAACGCGCCCGCCTTGAAGGCAGCCATGACGGCGTCTTTGTCCTTGCCCTTCATGCGGCCATGCACGAGACCGACCTTGCCGGGGAACACCTTGGCCAGCGCTGCGTAGCGATCCTCCGCCGCAGCCATGTCGACAACTTCGCTTTCCTCCACCAGCGGGCACACCCAATAGGCGCGCACACCCTGCGAGAGGGACCGCGCCAGCCCCGCCACGATATCGTCGATGCGCGAGAGCGGCATCACGCGTGTGTCGATGGGCAAGCGTCCTGCAGGCTTTTCTGTGAGCTTGGAAACGTCCATGTCGCCATAGACCGTGAGCGCAAGCGTGCGGGGGATCGGTGTCGCCGTCATCACCAGCAGGTCCGGCGCTTCATTGGCCTTGGCCTGGAGGGCAAGACGCTGGTGCACGCCGAAGCGGTGTTGTTCGTCGATCACGGCAAGTCCGAGGTCGCGGAAGGTGACTTCGTCCTGGAACAAGGCGTGTGTGCCGATGAGAATGTCGATAGCCCCGGAGGCGAGTGCGGCCAGCACCTCGTCGCGCGCCGCACCTTTTTCGCGGCCCGTTAGCAGGCCGATCCGCAGTCCGGCCGCGGCGCCCATCTTTGAGAGCGTGGCGAAATGCTGCCGTGCAAGAATTTCCGTCGGCACCATGAAGGCACCCTGCGTTCCCGCTTCCACGGCGGCCGCAAGGGCGAGTAGCGCCACGACGGTTTTGCCAGCGCCCACGTCGCCCTGCAGCAGGCGGATCATCCGCAAGGGCTGCGCCATGTCGCGGAGAATATCCTCAGAGGCCGTGACCTGCGATGTGGTGAGCGTATAGGGCAGGGCCGCGATGATCTGTGTCCGGCGCTCACCCGTGCCGCGCAGAACGCGCCCGGAGGCCCGCTTCATGTTCTGCCGCACCAGCATCAACGCCAATTGGTTCGCCAGCAACTCGTCATAGGCGACACGCTGGCGTGCCGGGCTGTTGCTTTCAAGCGCCGCAAGCGTTTCCGGCCTGTGGCAGGCGCGAAGCGCCGCAGCGAAATCCGGCCAGGCGTTCTTGGAAAGC
The nucleotide sequence above comes from Hyphomicrobiales bacterium. Encoded proteins:
- a CDS encoding sel1 repeat family protein, giving the protein MIGLRAGAGLKAGRWVHLGTLLLLVWAAIAALHAPAFAQEEPSEEDRSGFFRYLQAVPQVRLPKLDLVPFWTDDLKKGRKAYNKGDYGRAFKFFGRASEDGNSVADWYLGHMYRLGRGVSASDAMAYSYYQRVAENFDPDEPDHKRLQIMVDSQIWIAYYIRHGVPEAGIKADPGRAARVYLRLASTYGHPEASFALGVMSLKGEGMKKNPQQGLKWLTAAARKRHPGAQAYLGDLYWRGNAVKQDQVRALMWYVLASQTANPSEDRKIIERYNELNSALEEDERLEAEARARVWADQYPAPSQ
- a CDS encoding DUF502 domain-containing protein, with translation MAELDPKKPDSEEQKRSFLGRLRAYFFTGVVIIAPAAITVWATLWFISLFDSVVKPLIPLHYNPDTYLPFKVPGTGLVVALLIITAVGALAANLVGRTLIGWWDSIIHRTPVVRSVYKGSKQIFQTIFADKGTNFKFVCRVRWPHRDMWTIAFVSRELDGGQIGLETGRKMYAVYVATTPNPTGGYVVFVDEAEVDILPMSVEDGLKLVISMGLVFPDRPTAAAEKIATIPPAVESPRLAPQRAKPARKVRRTK
- a CDS encoding YbaN family protein, whose amino-acid sequence is MSANRFAKPFFLALGWISVLLGLVGIALPILPTTPFLIVAVWAFSKASPELAEKIRNHPTAGPYIRDWQDHGVIPLRAKMLATAMMLGAAAVLFFWSSILWVPAVAAGIMAAVGVYIWTRPSRHD
- a CDS encoding M48 family metallopeptidase; this encodes MSIPATYFDGESARDRAIMLSAEANELVFSGPDVAETRWSVAGLHPVDPPSPGQPFRITHHSRPGARLVIRDEAFVQRLVADHKHLRGGYSWVHLRQVAMWTLGGVVALAAIGYVLVSFLPQRVAFVLPEAWRNRVGEQVVKGLVSGARLCSTAEAEAAKSALIAAIAQGNPDLPPIAMEIYDMALVNAFAAPGGKIIFTRGILEKADTPEEIAGVLAHEAGHVAHRHPEAQLVRITGMQVLISVMTGSNGGDFTSNMAALAALLRYSRDAEREADAYARDTMDKASINPMGLRTFFEKILKDSNSSTPAAKQPSALDKLGNVFSTHPGTEDRIKNIVPLPPGRLPVEVMTPEQFKALKSVCGS
- the recG gene encoding ATP-dependent DNA helicase RecG; amino-acid sequence: MRPDVLTPLFASVTSLKGVGDKVEALFRRLVGRSDEVRLADLLMHLPSGLVDRRYRCKIKQLPEQGIVTVEVTVGAHKPPPRGRANIPYRVEVHDDTGHMSLVFFRAFPDHLKRILPEGETRVISGAIEWFRADAQMSHPDHIVTREEFAHLPLIEPVYPMTAGLSSKVMAKAMQAALTRLPDLPEWQDAAWLSKNAWPDFAAALRACHRPETLAALESNSPARQRVAYDELLANQLALMLVRQNMKRASGRVLRGTGERRTQIIAALPYTLTTSQVTASEDILRDMAQPLRMIRLLQGDVGAGKTVVALLALAAAVEAGTQGAFMVPTEILARQHFATLSKMGAAAGLRIGLLTGREKGAARDEVLAALASGAIDILIGTHALFQDEVTFRDLGLAVIDEQHRFGVHQRLALQAKANEAPDLLVMTATPIPRTLALTVYGDMDVSKLTEKPAGRLPIDTRVMPLSRIDDIVAGLARSLSQGVRAYWVCPLVEESEVVDMAAAEDRYAALAKVFPGKVGLVHGRMKGKDKDAVMAAFKAGALSVLVSTTVIEVGVDVPEASIMVIENAERFGLSQLHQLRGRVGRGSAKSSCLLLYQEPLGETAKARLQIMRDTEDGFRIAEEDLRLRGAGEMLGTQQSGLPVFRMADLAIHGDLLSAARDDAALILRINPQLAGARGAALQTLLYLFGRDEAVRLISAG
- a CDS encoding DUF898 domain-containing protein; amino-acid sequence: MTESLPPSAPERLTFTYVPRAGLLKLTIVNFLLSVLTFSIYRFWAKTNVRKHIWSCVHVNGEPLEYTGRGKELFMGALMVFVFLVLPIVLVTGGISLMYGPDSPLLIIPQMIIIFAIYIFWGFAIYKARKYQLSRTQWRGIRGTLAGSAMTYSLLYFGSLLAKGMSLGWATPVMNTVLQEQMTNDMRFGDAAFKFKGRAGPLYPTYAVCWILSCAALVGAVVLAVITIAGSQALQDFFTGPSELSKPAEIVAYVFIGLAVFLVLTALIIPMLWSIYIARELRTFAAYTRFDGAQFSLDASAGSVIWLSVVNILILIFTLGIGWPFINQRLVRFVVDRLSLQGMIDVDRIRQSQVPLDKRGEGLADAFDVGGL